Proteins encoded together in one Macadamia integrifolia cultivar HAES 741 chromosome 8, SCU_Mint_v3, whole genome shotgun sequence window:
- the LOC122086886 gene encoding uncharacterized protein LOC122086886 encodes MADRLHGPLHQIISPTQSAFIPNCLISDNILVAHEMFLYIKRRKKGKDKFLALKLDMGKAYDILEWTFIEAMLLKLGFLHYWVSRVMSCIQSVSYSLLINGCIKGSIAPTRGIRQGDPIHQQYLFYAHKHLLQLSEEQRGLESYMELEFGIEVLQSPTFYLLMIVFFFSQVKLGEISSLNQCLDLYCKAMSQEINLKKSSLTFSPNTHVKFKRWLSRVLKVPYCDGPSKYLGLPTDFGISKKDLFREVKEQTLNKLQGWKKKYLSHAEKEILLKASLSPMSNFAGSHFKLAVSHHEDVRKAASNFYWGDSENDSKIHWISWERLGRSKNRGGFGFRDSRLQNQALLAKAAWRLWSSPETHWARFIKSIYFPTLDFLRARLGHNPSWGWCSILEGRDALQEGLLWQIGDGALVDIWQDKWIQSLPHYKLQYPKPVGCTLSTVANIIGPVTRYWRLYLLQQFFHQSDRDAILKINLSLFPSADKLIWGASKDGVFSVKLVYHLLSNLKQVRDKDGAACKASTSRCLQ; translated from the coding sequence ATGGCTGATCGCCTACATGGACCTCTGCATCAAATTATATCTCCTACCCAGTCGGCTTTTATCCCTAATTGTCTTATCTCAGATAATATTTTAGTGGCTCACGAGATGTTTCTCTAcataaagaggagaaagaaggggaaagaTAAATTCTTAGCTTTGAAATTGGATATGGGCAAGGCATATGACATACTAGAATGGACTTTCATAGAGGCCATGCTTCTGAAGCTGGGATTTCTCCATTATTGGGTTAGTAGAGTCATGTCTTGTATCCAATCGGTCTCTTATAGCCTCCTCATTAATGGATGTATCAAAGGATCGATAGCTCCAACAAGAGGGATTCGTCAAGGAGACCCCATCCACCAACAATATTTATTTTATGCTCACAAGCACTTACTTCAATTATCAGAAGAGCAGAGGGGTCTTGAGTCCTACATGGAATTAGAGTTCGGCATAGAGGTACTCCAATCACCCACCTTCTATTTGCTGATGAttgtcttctttttctctcaggTCAAGTTAGGTGAAATTTCATCTCTTAATCAATGCCTTGACTTATATTGTAAGGCTATGAGTCAGGAAATTAATCTCAAGAAATCTAGCCTTACTTTTAGTCCAAACACTCATGTTAAGTTTAAAAGATGGTTGTCAAGGGTGCTTAAAGTTCCTTATTGTGATGGCCCTTCCAAGTATTTAGGATTACCAACCGATTTTGGTATTTCTAAAAAGGATTTATTTCGTGAAGTTAAGGAGCAAACTCTGAATAAATTACAAGGATGGAAGAAGAAGTACCTATCTCATGCTGAAAAAGAGATTCTCTTGAAAGCATCATTATCCCCTATGTCTAACTTTGCAGGCTCACATTTTAAATTAGCAGTTTCACATCATGAAGATGTTAGAAAGGCTGCTTCTAACTTTTATTGGGGTGATTCTGAAAATGACTCTAAGATCCATTGGATCTCATGGGAGAGATTGGGTCGCTCGAAGAATAGAGGAGGCTTTGGCTTTAGAGACTCAAGGTTACAAAACCAAGCCTTATTGGCTAAGGCGGCATGGAGGTTATGGTCATCTCCTGAAACTCACTGGGCACGATTTATCAAGTCCATTTACTTTCCAACTTTAGATTTTCTACGTGCTAGACTGGGTCATAACCCATCATGGGGCTGGTGTAGTATTTTGGAGGGAAGGGATGCTCTACAGGAAGGTTTGTTATGGCAAATTGGGGATGGTGCTTTAGTAGATATTTGGCAGGACAAATGGATACAATCATTGCCTCATTATAAACTCCAATATCCAAAGCCAGTAGGCTGCACATTATCAACAGTAGCTAATATTATTGGTCCTGTTACAAGGTATTGGAGATTATATTTATTGCAACAGTTTTTTCATCAGTCTGATAGAGATGCTATTTTAAAGATCAACCTAAGTCTATTCCCAAGTGCTGATAAGCTGATATGGGGGGCCTCAAAGGATGGTGTTTTTAGTGTGAAATTGGTTTATCATCTATTATCTAATTTAAAGCAAGTTAGAGATAAAGATGGAGCTGCATGTAAAGCATCCACATCAAGGTGTCTCCAATAG
- the LOC122085941 gene encoding uncharacterized protein LOC122085941, with the protein MVDSGKSIKDWHFASTDFWVQVHAIPDELLDHQLVSRLLRMLGSTTRIMFITEVRSGQRLQYYRACITLDIKKPLTATLQIRRRNGDKHSVDIRGIGDKKFGAVYLILVA; encoded by the exons ATGGTCGATAGCGGGAAATCTATTAAGGATTGGCACTTTGCTTCAACAGATTTCTGGGTGCAAGTTCATGCCATCCCTGATGAATTGCTAGATCACCAATTGGTTTCTCGTTTGCTACGAATGCTTGGTTCGACAACTAGAATTATGTTTATCACCGAGGTGAGGTCTGGACAGCGATTGCAGTATTATAGAGCCTGTATCACTCTAGATATCAAGAAGCCATTGACAGCCACGTTACAAATTCGACGCCGTAATGGTGATAAGCACTCAGTTGATATCCG AGGCATCGGCGACAAGAAGTTTGGGGCCGTATATCTAATATTGGTTGCATAA